One genomic window of Solanum dulcamara chromosome 12, daSolDulc1.2, whole genome shotgun sequence includes the following:
- the LOC129875797 gene encoding remorin-like yields MEIPQVEETTKPPPINQEPPLASIATPNDVVTIAPPPPHHTTTTTPPPQEAVTPQDTDFPSKKSSKGSLDRDIALSQLENEKRSSFIKAWEESKKSKVDNKAQKKLSAVATWEKTQRAKLEAKLKKHEDQLEHKKAEYAEKIKNELALIHKEADEKRAVVEARRGKELLKAEEMAAKYRARGQSPKKQLLGCCGC; encoded by the exons ATGGAAATTCCCCAAGTGGAGGAGACAACTAAACCACCGCCAATAAACCAAGAGCCACCTCTTGCATCCATAGCTACTCCAAACGACGTCGTTACTATTGCACCACCACCACCTCAtcatactactactactacacCACCACCTCAAGAAGCTGTCACACCTCAAG ACACCGATTTTCCATCAAAGAAGAGTTCAAAAGGATCTCTTGACAGAG ATATTGCTCTTTCACAGCTTGAAAATGAGAAAAGGTCATCCTTCATCAAGGCATGGGAAGAAAGCAAAAAAAGCAAAGTGGACAACAa GGCACAAAAGAAGCTATCTGCAGTTGCAACATGGGAGAAAACTCAGAGAGCAAAGCTTGAAGCTAAACTGAAGAAACATGAG GATCAGCTAGAGCATAAGAAAGCAGAATATGCAGAGAAGATAAAAAATGAACTAGCATTAATTCATAAGGAGGCAGATGAGAAGAGAGCTGTGGTTGAAGCGAGACGAGGGAAAGAACTTCTGAAAGCAGAGGAGATGGCAGCCAAGTACCGCGCTAGGGGGCAATCCCCTAAGAAGCAGCTTCTTGGATGCTGTGGATGTTAA
- the LOC129877627 gene encoding DEAD-box ATP-dependent RNA helicase 8-like, whose product MNPRARYPPPGMGGVGRGGGNMYPNANPNFQPRNPQQYVQRSPVNQQQHFQNQQTQQWLRRNQLASDSAVDEVEKTGQSEAVDQSSQDWKARLKIPPADTRYRTEDVTATKGNEFEDYFLKRELLMGIYEKGFERPSPIQEESIPIALTGSDILARAKNGTGKTAAFCIPALEKIDQDVNAIQVVILVPTRELALQTSQVCKELGKHLKIEVMVTTGGTSLKDDIMRLYQPVHLLVGTPGRILDLARKGICVLKDCSMLVMDEADKLLSPEFQPSIVQLIRFLPANRQVLMFSATFPVTVKDFKERYLQKPYVINLMDELTLKGITQFYAFVEERQKLHCLNTLFSKLQINQSIIFCNSVNRVELLAKKITELGYSCFYIHAKMLQDHRNRVFHDFRNGACRNLVCTDLFTRGIDIQAVNVVINFDFPKNSETYLHRVGRSGRFGHLGLAVNLITYEDRFNLYRIEQELGTEIKQIPPHIDQAIYCL is encoded by the exons AGTCCGGTGAACCAACAGCAACATTTTCAGAATCAACAGACACAGCAATGGCTCAGAAGGAACCAGTTGGCATCTGATTCAGCAGTCGATGAGGTTGAAAAGACTGGACAATCTGAAGCAGTTGACCAAAG tTCACAGGATTGGAAGGCGAGGTTGAAGATACCACCCGCTGATACTAGATACAGGACAGAG GATGTAACAGCGACCAAGGGTAATGAATTTGAAGACTATTTTCTTAAGCGTGAATTGCTTATGGGAATTTATGAGAAGGGTTTTGAGAGACCATCTCCAATCCAAGAAGAGAGTATCCCAATTGCTCTTACTGGGAGTGATATTTTAGCTAGGGCAAAAAATGGAACAGGGAAAACTGCTGCTTTCTGCATTCCGGCATTGGAAAAAATTGACCAGGACGTCAATGCCATTCAAG TTGTTATCCTTGTTCCTACGCGAGAATTGGCTCTTCAAACATCTCAAGTTTGCAAAGAACTTGGAAAGCACTTAAAAATTGAAGTCATGGTTACCACTGGGGGGACCAGCTTGAAGGATGATATAATGCGACTCTATCAACCGGTTCATTTACTAGTTGGAACTCCTGGAAGAATACTCGACCTTGCAAGAAAGGGAATATGTGTTTTGAAAGATTGTTCCATGCTTGTCATGGATGAG GCTGATAAGCTTCTTTCTCCGGAGTTTCAACCTTCCATTGTGCAGCTGATTCGTTTCTTGCCAGCAAATCGTCAAGTTTTAATGTTCTCTGCTACATTCCCTGTCACAGTCAAGGACTTCAAAGAAAGATATCTGCAGAAGCCATATGTTATCAACCTTATGGACGAACTTACTCTCAAGGGTATAACACAATTTTATGCTTTTGTAGAGGAAAGACAGAAGCTTCATTGCCTTAACACTTTATTCTCAAAG cttcaaatcaaccaatcaattatcTTTTGCAACTCTGTAAACCGTGTGGAACTGCTCGCCAAGAAGATCACAGAGTTAGGCTATTCATGCTTCTACATCCATGCAAAGATGCTTCAAGATCATAGGAACAGAGTATTTCATGACTTCCGCAATGGTGCCTGCAGGAACCTTGTTTGTACTG ATCTGTTTACTAGAGGGATAGATATTCAAGCAGTCAATGTTgttataaattttgatttcCCGAAGAACTCAGAGACATACTTACACAGG GTCGGGCGTTCAGGGAGATTTGGGCATCTTGGTTTAGCTGTGAACCTGATTACTTATGAGGATCGCTTCAACCT GTATAGAATTGAACAAGAACTAGGAACAGAGATCAAGCAAATTCCTCCGCACATAGATCAGGCTATATATTGCCTTTGA